One Entomomonas asaccharolytica DNA segment encodes these proteins:
- the paaB gene encoding 1,2-phenylacetyl-CoA epoxidase subunit PaaB, producing the protein MSEWTLYEVFVRSKHGLNHKHVGSIHAADGRMAIESARDLYTRRNEGVSIWVVPSTDITASSPDEKEALFDPSEDKVYRHASFYELPKEVGQM; encoded by the coding sequence ATGTCTGAGTGGACTTTATATGAAGTATTTGTGCGTAGCAAACATGGTCTTAATCATAAACATGTAGGTAGTATTCATGCCGCTGATGGGCGCATGGCGATTGAAAGCGCACGTGATTTATATACACGTCGGAATGAGGGCGTAAGTATTTGGGTTGTTCCATCTACAGATATCACTGCTTCTTCTCCTGATGAAAAAGAAGCCTTATTTGATCCATCAGAAGATAAGGTGTATCGCCATGCTAGCTTTTACGAGCTACCTAAAGAAGTTGGGCAAATGTGA